In Pseudomonas nunensis, a single window of DNA contains:
- a CDS encoding amino acid ABC transporter permease: protein MSHLLELFVHWTAGFGLNYNFLLDAYQRGTLEQGALTTALLCLFTIVGSLLAGVGLAAMLTSGKPWLAKPARVFIEVTRNTPTLVQLYCAFLVLNMLLTQAVGAANPLTPFAWVVIVISLHKGAFHAEALRAGIEAVPAVTLEAASSLAFSSRQLLWNVQLPLALRFALPSLINNLIDLVKMTAVASAIAVGDITYAAIMIWTQSDNVLELMILILSFFGLLSFIVNCVGRLLEARLRMPGYGH, encoded by the coding sequence ATGAGTCATCTGTTGGAGCTGTTCGTCCACTGGACCGCCGGGTTTGGTCTCAACTACAACTTCCTGCTGGATGCCTATCAACGCGGCACTCTGGAACAAGGCGCGCTGACCACCGCGTTGCTGTGCCTGTTCACCATCGTCGGCAGTCTGCTGGCGGGTGTCGGGTTGGCGGCGATGTTGACCTCGGGCAAGCCGTGGCTGGCCAAACCGGCGCGGGTGTTCATCGAAGTCACCCGTAACACGCCGACGCTGGTGCAACTGTATTGCGCATTCCTGGTGTTGAACATGCTGTTGACCCAGGCCGTCGGCGCGGCGAATCCACTGACGCCGTTTGCCTGGGTGGTGATCGTGATCTCGCTGCACAAAGGCGCGTTCCACGCCGAAGCCTTGCGCGCCGGGATCGAAGCCGTACCAGCCGTGACCCTGGAAGCCGCCAGTTCCCTGGCCTTCAGCAGCCGCCAGTTGCTGTGGAATGTGCAACTGCCGCTGGCCCTGCGTTTTGCCTTGCCGTCGCTGATCAACAACCTGATCGACTTGGTGAAAATGACCGCCGTGGCCTCGGCGATTGCCGTGGGCGACATCACCTATGCGGCGATCATGATCTGGACCCAGAGCGATAACGTGCTGGAGCTGATGATCCTGATCCTGAGCTTTTTCGGCCTGCTGAGTTTTATCGTCAATTGTGTGGGGCGCCTGCTCGAAGCGCGCCTGAGGATGCCCGGCTATGGCCATTGA
- a CDS encoding glutathione S-transferase N-terminal domain-containing protein, whose amino-acid sequence MIDLYYWPTGNGLKIGILLEELGLEYRVVPVNIRTGEQKQPAFQRISANGRIPAIVDHAPEALDAPLSLFESGAILNYLADKAGRFLPPTGTAERQKVQEWLFWQVGHVTPYLSQLQLFKEKAPEPIPFALDLLNAEATRLYRVLETRLSEVPYVAGEYSIADMAIFTWIQPLRQGQDLADYPHIHAWRERLKARPAIQRAYAKGRDIAANERSLALQ is encoded by the coding sequence ATGATCGATTTGTACTACTGGCCGACCGGCAACGGCTTGAAGATCGGCATCCTGCTCGAAGAGCTCGGGCTGGAATACCGCGTGGTGCCGGTCAACATCCGTACCGGCGAGCAGAAGCAGCCGGCGTTCCAGCGCATCAGCGCCAACGGGCGGATTCCGGCGATTGTCGATCATGCGCCTGAGGCGCTGGACGCACCGCTGAGCCTGTTCGAGTCGGGGGCGATCCTCAATTACCTGGCCGACAAGGCCGGGCGTTTTCTGCCGCCAACCGGGACAGCCGAGCGGCAAAAGGTCCAGGAATGGCTGTTCTGGCAAGTAGGGCATGTGACGCCGTACCTGAGCCAGTTGCAGCTGTTCAAGGAGAAGGCGCCGGAACCGATCCCATTCGCCCTCGACCTGCTGAATGCCGAGGCGACGCGACTGTATCGGGTACTGGAAACACGCCTGTCGGAAGTGCCGTATGTGGCGGGCGAGTACTCCATCGCCGACATGGCGATCTTCACGTGGATTCAGCCGCTGCGCCAGGGCCAGGATTTGGCGGACTACCCGCACATTCACGCCTGGCGCGAACGCCTCAAGGCGCGGCCGGCGATCCAGCGCGCCTATGCCAAGGGCCGCGACATTGCTGCCAACGA
- a CDS encoding amino acid ABC transporter permease produces the protein MAIESSVSAPLAWPRRHVGKLLLLAGAVLFLLYFAPQSPVFKALLQWSPALAVGFGQNILISLVAIGLGSVLGLLVGALAVSPLRLLRLPAQIWVQIFRNAPWLVLIYFTTYVFPFEIKLGSTYVSFPDWVKVTIGLALPASANVAEIFRGAIASIPSTQWEAARSLAFTRGQIFRSIILPQCFKRMLPPWMNLYAVITMGTALASLVGVHDVIDTAQIASNTVNMTGFTVVIYLSLLVLFFAYCYPISRLTQRLERRYAFY, from the coding sequence ATGGCCATTGAATCGTCCGTCAGCGCACCGCTGGCCTGGCCGCGCCGGCATGTCGGCAAGTTACTGTTGTTGGCTGGCGCGGTGCTGTTCCTGCTGTATTTCGCGCCGCAAAGTCCGGTGTTCAAGGCCTTGCTGCAATGGTCGCCGGCTCTCGCGGTCGGCTTTGGTCAGAACATTCTGATCAGCCTGGTGGCAATTGGTTTGGGCTCGGTGCTCGGATTGCTGGTGGGGGCGTTGGCCGTGTCGCCGCTGCGCCTGTTGCGCTTGCCGGCGCAGATCTGGGTGCAGATTTTCCGCAACGCGCCGTGGCTGGTGCTGATCTATTTCACCACCTACGTGTTCCCGTTCGAGATCAAACTCGGCAGCACCTATGTCTCGTTTCCGGACTGGGTCAAGGTCACCATCGGCCTGGCCTTGCCGGCGAGTGCCAACGTCGCGGAAATCTTCCGGGGCGCCATCGCCTCGATCCCCAGCACCCAATGGGAAGCCGCGCGTTCCCTGGCGTTTACCCGTGGGCAGATTTTCCGTTCGATCATCCTGCCGCAGTGCTTCAAACGCATGTTGCCGCCGTGGATGAACCTCTACGCGGTAATCACCATGGGCACCGCGCTGGCTTCGCTGGTGGGCGTGCATGACGTGATCGACACCGCGCAGATCGCCAGCAACACCGTGAACATGACCGGTTTCACCGTGGTGATTTACCTGAGCCTGCTGGTGCTGTTCTTTGCCTATTGCTACCCGATTTCCCGACTGACCCAACGCCTGGAGCGACGTTATGCCTTCTATTGA
- a CDS encoding amino acid ABC transporter ATP-binding protein, translating into MPSIETVAEPLVSLRDLHLSFGANPVLKGIDLDVHRGQAVSIIGPSGSGKSTILRCITGLLQPQRGSIRVGSTEVHTLAKEAQRIELRKRVGFVFQQYNLFPHLSVLENLVIAPRKVLGRSRAEAEKEARALLAKVRMEHKADAYPGQLSGGQQQRVAIARALAMRPELILFDEVTSALDPETVGEVLTVIRELTEEGMTCVLVTHEMRFAEEISDIVYFTENGVIVEHGSAAQIFQHPSSERTQEFLRHALGDPGRRPANSNDPYLLTNLSRYSLSV; encoded by the coding sequence ATGCCTTCTATTGAAACCGTCGCCGAGCCCTTGGTCAGCCTGCGCGACCTGCACCTTTCGTTCGGCGCCAACCCGGTGCTCAAGGGCATCGACCTTGACGTGCATCGCGGCCAGGCCGTGTCGATCATCGGCCCGTCGGGCTCCGGCAAGTCGACGATCCTGCGCTGCATCACCGGCCTGTTGCAGCCCCAGCGCGGCAGCATCCGCGTCGGCAGCACCGAAGTGCACACGTTGGCCAAGGAAGCCCAGCGCATCGAATTGCGCAAACGCGTGGGTTTTGTATTCCAGCAGTACAACCTGTTCCCGCATTTGTCGGTGCTGGAAAACCTGGTGATCGCCCCGCGCAAAGTGTTGGGCCGTAGCCGCGCCGAGGCCGAGAAAGAGGCCCGGGCGCTGCTGGCCAAAGTGCGCATGGAACACAAGGCCGATGCCTATCCGGGCCAGCTGTCCGGCGGCCAGCAGCAACGTGTGGCGATTGCCCGCGCACTCGCCATGCGCCCGGAACTGATTCTGTTTGATGAGGTGACTTCGGCCCTCGACCCGGAAACCGTCGGCGAAGTGCTGACGGTGATTCGCGAGCTGACTGAAGAGGGAATGACCTGCGTGCTGGTGACCCACGAAATGCGTTTCGCCGAGGAAATCAGCGACATCGTCTACTTCACCGAAAACGGCGTGATCGTCGAACACGGCAGCGCCGCACAAATCTTTCAGCACCCGAGCAGCGAGCGCACCCAGGAATTCCTGCGCCATGCCTTAGGTGATCCGGGTCGTCGCCCGGCGAATTCCAATGATCCGTACCTGTTGACCAACCTGAGCCGCTACAGCCTGTCTGTGTAA